The genomic window attagttttttcattcatgtccgaaaaccccttccgacatctggtcaaacatcAAATGTGATATCCAAAtgttttcttttcgcgaactaaacagatTTTGATGGTGATGGAAAACTAAGTCCTACATGTGAAATTATGAGAGCTCAATCAACTTTCATAAAATCTAGAGACATGAAAATTCGGAGGGGtgtgagaaaaagagagagaacttTTGTTGAGTTGTTTCTGTTAGTTGGCAAGTCAGTACAAGAGCAAAACAGCTGGACGTACGGCCAAGATCGATGCAGAAACTGCCACTGCTCACTGCCAGTGTCACCGATCAGCAGCTCCTCCCCTAGCTTAAGTGCAACCATCAAGAAAATGACGGAATATTGAAGCAATAACAACCAACAGATTTATGTGACGATCCAGCAAAGATATATCATGATCAGTTGGTGACCAGTTCCTTTCTTCCCTCAATTCTTCTTCACCCAACAACCATGTCAACAATCTCCACTGCttgcatttgcatgcatgcatgaatgaatgaatgaatgcatTTTCTATATGATATTGCACGCATAGCCCCCGCAATTAGAGGAGGTTCGATGGAGCTGACCAATCGATCGATCTTTGCAGCTAGCCCAGGCAATAATTAATTCTGGCGGTTGGTGCGAACAGGGAAAAGGGGGGTGTTTTCTGGTTGGTGATTGCTGTGCTCTTCGTGTGATTGCTTCCATGGATTCTTCTGATGgatgatgatgaattgatgatgatTCGTTTAGGACGCTCCATTCGATTTGGAGACGCTCGTGGAAATAGTAGTACTACTGTAGAAGCAACAGCAAGAGCATGTTCGTTCCAGCTCGCCTGTCAGAGTAATGTCGTTTCGTCGCCATTTGTTGTTTCCTCTCGTTTTATTTATCCTCAAGGAATGCATTCAGCATTGCATCGTTGCATGCTGCCACTGTGCCCGTGCCACTAATGTTGCTGTCCAGACTGAACTGACAGTGCAAGTCCAATCAAATTAACGGTTTAGATTAACCCAACCTTATTATAAGAATTAGATTATCCCTACCTTACATCCCAATCACTATCATGCTTCTCTGTCCTAAACAAACGGTATTACTGTTCATAGCGTACTTGAGCCGGACAGTGATGTTTCTGTTCTGTGGGGCCTACTAAGATTAAGATATGATGAGATGGGCCGGGTACAAATTACAGCCCATTCAGATTTGTTTGAACAGACCGAAAACCAGGCCCATATACATTTATGGGCCCATCCAAACATGGTTATCCAGGATGGGCCAGTATTTAGCCCACGCCAAACACGGCCGCACTCCAGAAAATTTCCCattttattctttcttttttctcacttTTGCCTCGAAACAAAAACGCGGGAAACCGCCACGCTCCCGCGCAACCACCTCGACGATGGAGCAATGGCTGCCGCTGTTCCGCTACCTCCTCGCCTCTCCGGCCcccaacgccgccgccttctcctcctcctcctcctcatccggcgacgacgacgtgcacTGCCCCACCGCGCCTCCTCCTGCCGcggccctcctccgcctcctcctctccccggcgCCCACGCTCCCGGCCTCCGATCCCCCCGCCATCCTCTTCCAgaccctgccgccgctcgcccagTCGCAGGCGCTCTccttcctcgcctcctccgccggcctcctcgactcggcgctcgcgcgctcgctcgctaCGCGCATCCTCTCCGAGCCGTCTGGCAGGTACGGCCTCTGGGCCCGTCGCGGCGCCCGCCACCTGCTCGACGGATTGCCGCAGGGAGGTGGCATTGATGCACCTGGGGAATTTCTTGATGGGTTCCACGAGCCGCCGCAGTGGCTTAAAGAAGCAGCGGCGAGGACACGTCCTGCACTTCCATGGCTACCTCTTGATCGGCACAGCGTCAAGGTTGGTGTTTGTAGCGGTCGGTATGGTTTCGATAGAGTTGGTTTGGATTCCTTGGTGTTGGAGAAAGACGAGGATTCGGAGATGCAGGAGGCTAAGTGTGTTCCATCTCCATCACAACCGGCTGCTCTTGGGACTCTGTCCGTGCAGAGGGCGCTGGCTCTACAGAAGGAGATTTTGATGGCAGAATCAATTTTGGTAGCCCAGCGTGTGGCGAAAGATTTGCAGCAGCTTTGTGTCGAGTCTGGGAATGCTGAGGCTGTTCTTAGCATAGTTCAACCATGGAAAGCTGATGATGATACTGTGAGGGTTCTGCTTTCCAGTTTAGTGCTCGACGGAGATGGAATGCATAGAAAAGGCCCAGCGCTTATGCTGTGTTCTCTTTTCTTGCCGAAGTTACTCGAAATTCAAAGACCAGTTTCATCAGTTCTTCTTTCTGCTGCATTGGATCTCTGCAAGCGCCACCCAGCTGCTGCACTGGAGGCTATCCTTTTACCGCTGGTTCTTAGAAAGGAAGGGCTAAATGTTCCTCAGTGCGATGTGCTCACAC from Oryza glaberrima chromosome 6, OglaRS2, whole genome shotgun sequence includes these protein-coding regions:
- the LOC127776584 gene encoding uncharacterized protein LOC127776584 encodes the protein MEQWLPLFRYLLASPAPNAAAFSSSSSSSGDDDVHCPTAPPPAAALLRLLLSPAPTLPASDPPAILFQTLPPLAQSQALSFLASSAGLLDSALARSLATRILSEPSGRYGLWARRGARHLLDGLPQGGGIDAPGEFLDGFHEPPQWLKEAAARTRPALPWLPLDRHSVKVGVCSGRYGFDRVGLDSLVLEKDEDSEMQEAKCVPSPSQPAALGTLSVQRALALQKEILMAESILVAQRVAKDLQQLCVESGNAEAVLSIVQPWKADDDTVRVLLSSLVLDGDGMHRKGPALMLCSLFLPKLLEIQRPVSSVLLSAALDLCKRHPAAALEAILLPLVLRKEGLNVPQCDVLTRIVKDCMHPLHVTAFCHRLLSGDEREWRPVCMPEHRSNISSNLVWTESLFALLYSILNQDICLTSSSTENLVSVIDEMASKLPRSLKFGNFLLCFISKCWRVSKIHSVLLERAAEKTDTFLTKAILAKLRTAN